The segment TCATAGGCATCCTGCTTCCTTTTTACTGGATATTCGTCATGAGCGTAACTCCCCAGCGCTATATCGCCGGCCGGGCTATACCGGCTATGATTCCGCGGGAGGTTTCCTTTGAAGCCTTTGCTCAGATTTTGGGCTGGGCCGAGGTCGAATCCTCCCAGGCGCAGCGGGCTGCTATGATGTTTCAGCGCTCGATGTTTAACAGCGTCGTGGTAGCAGCAGCCTCCACCGTGCTGGCTCTTATCTTTGGAATCCTGGCTGCCTATGCTCTCTCCCGCCTGGATTTTCCCGGCAAGAATGCTTCCTATATCATGATACTGGGAAGCCGACTTCTGGCCCAGATAACGCTGGCAGTCCCCATGTTCACAGTCTTCGAGATGCTGGGAATTCTGGATACCTATCTGCCGCTTATCATCATGAACACCTCTTTTTGTATGGCCTGGGTTACCCTGATCATGGATAATTATTTCGACATGATAGACAGCGAAATGGAGGATGCAGCCAGGGTTGATGGCTGCACGAGATTCGGCGCCTTCTGGCGGGTGCTTTTACCCATGGCCCGTCCGGGTATTATCTCGGTGATGCTCATATCCTTTCTTTTCGCCTGGGGTGAATTTCTTTATGCCCTGCTTTTTACGTCCTCTATGGCCGCCCGAACCATGCCGGTGGTGCTCTCCATGTTTTTAGGACAGTTCGCCATCGAATATCGTCTGCTGGCAGCAGGTCTGGTGCTGGGCGTTTTGCCTCCGGTGCTCATCGCTTTGCTGTTCCAGCGCTTTATCGTCCAGGGGCTTACCCAGGGGGGTCTTAAAGGATAAAAAGAATAAGATTTCAGAGAATAAAAATGATGCTATTTTAAACCCGGGAGGTCGGATCCTCCCGCAATTTTTTTTATAACCGCCTTTATCTGTTTTTCAAATCGAATTCTCCTACAAGCTGATTTAACTGTCTGGCCATATTTTCTAATTCGTCGGAGGAGGCAGAAACTTCTTCGGTGTTAGCAACATTACCTTCGATCATCTCGACCATATTCCCCTATCTGTTCCGATCTCTTTCACTGCCAGAAGATAATCTATCTGGACGAACTGGCCATCACAGGTTAAACCGTTCAGTCCTTTCTGCCAGAGTTTCAGCCAGCTGCGAGAGATTTTCTGCTGCTTCTGCTATCTCCTGGGTGGTAGCACTCTGTTCCTGACTGGAAGCGGCTACCTCTTCGGCATTGCTGGAAAGTTCCTCACTGACAGCCGCCACTTCAGTTACGGCAGCACTAACCTGGCTGCTGTTGGCCGCCATATTATCAGCGCTTTTTACCACTTCTTCTATAAGTTCGTTCAGTCTTTCAACTGCCTTTTCAATCTCCTGGAAGACATTTTCAGTGGATTCGATGGCGGAAACACTTCTGTCCACGACTTTATCGGATTCTTCCATTCTGTCGATGATACTATCAACTTTGGACTGAATTTCGGCTATCAGTTCTGCGATATCTTCAGTTGCCCGGGAGGATTCTTCCGCCAGCTGTCTTATCTCATCTGCCACCACACTAAATCCCTGGCCCGCCTCTCCTGCTCTGGCTGCTTCTATAGCCGCATTTAAGGCCAGGAGGTTGGTCTGTTCGGAAATATTGTTGATCATCTCTACAATCTCATCAATTTCCCGGGAAAGGTCACCCAGCTCATCTACATTTTCTGACACATCCTCCTGGACAGAGGTGACCCGGTTTATCTGCTCGGTTGAGGCTTTAACTGATTTGTTGCCTTTTTCTACCTCTTTACTTACCTGGCTGGCTCTTTCTTCCATAGATTCTGCTTTATCACTGACATTTTGAATCTGCTGGCTCAAACCCTGAATCCTGCTCTCGGTTTCATCTATCTGAGCAGTCTGTTCCTCCGAGCCGGAAGCGACCTCTTCTGTAGCAGTGCTTATCTCCTGGGCAGATGCTGACATCTCCTCACTGCTAGCAGAAAGATGCTGACTTTGAGAGGTGAGATCCTGTGAAACTTCGGTGACACCTGATATAGTTTCCTGCAGCTCTGTCTTCAT is part of the Halarsenatibacter silvermanii genome and harbors:
- a CDS encoding carbohydrate ABC transporter permease gives rise to the protein MNELSGWLKVLHRLVVSFVVIGILLPFYWIFVMSVTPQRYIAGRAIPAMIPREVSFEAFAQILGWAEVESSQAQRAAMMFQRSMFNSVVVAAASTVLALIFGILAAYALSRLDFPGKNASYIMILGSRLLAQITLAVPMFTVFEMLGILDTYLPLIIMNTSFCMAWVTLIMDNYFDMIDSEMEDAARVDGCTRFGAFWRVLLPMARPGIISVMLISFLFAWGEFLYALLFTSSMAARTMPVVLSMFLGQFAIEYRLLAAGLVLGVLPPVLIALLFQRFIVQGLTQGGLKG